A genome region from Coffea arabica cultivar ET-39 chromosome 7e, Coffea Arabica ET-39 HiFi, whole genome shotgun sequence includes the following:
- the LOC113700485 gene encoding protein ACTIVITY OF BC1 COMPLEX KINASE 8, chloroplastic codes for MTTISAALSASRLPEIKFLSPDASSQRRRRLLRFAVYRRLNFELERSLGRRSWRILAAKREEGTAVVEEKESEILTQLNGSLNGNSSGSCGGISGLEVEEYTNGSVNGSLVKYVDGNGNGGVGLRSKEELVAVMVEDEEEKRKRNIEEIGREEAWFKQSEDQQVEVSVAPGGRWSRFKTYSTIQRTLEIWGFVLTFVFRVWLNNQKFSYRGGMTEEKKVQRRKVLAKWLKENILRLGPTFIKVGQQFSTRVDILAQEYVDQLSELQDQVPPFPSETAVSIVEEELGAPVDDMFDRFDREPIAAASLGQVHRAKVNGQEVVVKVQRPGLKDLFDIDLKNLRVIAEYLQKIDPKSDGAKRDWVAIYDECANVLYQEIDYTKEAANAELFAANFKDMDYVKVPKICWEYTTPQVLTMEYVPGIKINRIQALDQLGVDRKRLGRYAVESYLEQILSHGFFHADPHPGNIAVDDVNGGRLIFYDFGMMGSISPNIREGLLDVFYGVYEKDADKVLQAMIQMGVLVPTGDVTAVRRTAQFFLNSFEERLAAQRREREMAATELGFKKPLSKEEKIEKKKQRLAAIGEDLLAIAADQPFRFPATFTFVVRAFSVLDGIGKGLDPRFDITEIAKPYALELLRFREAGVEVILKDFRKRWDRQSRAFYNLFRQADRVEKLAEIIQRLEQGDLKLRVRALESERAFQRIAAVQKTIGSAVAAGSLINLATILYINSITMPASIAYAICAFFGLQVLIGVVKVKKLDQRERLITGTA; via the exons ATGACGACGATTTCGGCTGCTTTATCTGCTTCGAGATTACCGGAGATTAAATTCTTGTCGCCGGATGCTTCTAGCCAGCGGCGGCGGCGGCTGCTGCGCTTCGCGGTTTATAGAAGGCTGAATTTTGAGTTGGAACGGAGTTTAGGTCGCCGGAGTTGGAGGATTTTAGCGGCGAAGAGGGAAGAAGGAACGGCTGTGGTGGAGGAGAAAGAGAGTGAAATTTTAACTCAGTTGAATGGGAGTTTGAATGGCAACTCCAGTGGAAGTTGTGGTGGGATTAGTGGCTTGGAAGTGGAGGAGTATACGAATGGAAGTGTGAATGGGAGTTTAGTTAAGTATGTGGACGGGAATGGGAATGGAGGAGTGGGGCTGAGGAGTAAAGAGGAGCTGGTGGCAGTGATGGTGGAGGATGAGGaagagaagaggaagaggaataTAGAGGAAATTGGGCGAGAAGAGGCGTGGTTTAAGCAAAGCGAAGACCAGCAAGTTGAG GTATCTGTTGCTCCTGGGGGTCGATGGAGCAGATTTAAGACATATTCAACGATTCAAAGGACCTTGGAAATATGGGGATTTGTTCTAACTTTTGTATTCAGGGTTTGGTTGAACAACCAAAAATTCTCCTACCGAG GTGGGATGACAGAGGAAAAGAAAGTTCAGAGGCGAAAGGTCCTTGCTAAGTGGCTGAAGGAAAATATCTTGAGATTAGGACCTACATTTATCAAAGTTGGCCAGCAGTTCTCGACAAGGGTAGACATTCTTGCTCAAGAATATGTTGACCAATTGTCAGAACTTCAG GATCAAGTTCCTCCTTTTCCATCAGAAACTGCTGTATCTATTGTTGAGGAAGAACTTGGAGCTCCAGTGGATGATATGTTCGACCGATTTGATCGTGAGCCAATTGCTGCTGCTAGTCTTG gtCAAgtccatcgtgcaaaagtgaaTGGACAAGAAGTTGTTGTTAAAGTACAAAGGCCTGGACTGAAGGATCTTTTCGATATCGATCTTAAAAATCTGAGG GTAATTGCAGAATACCTTCAAAAGATTGATCCAAAGTCAGATGGTGCAAAAAGGGACTGGGTTGCCATCTATGATGAGTGTGCAAATGTTTTGTATCAG GAAATTGACTATACAAAGGAAGCTGCTAATGCTGAGTTGTTTGCAGCTAACTTTAAGGACATGGATTATGTTAAAGTTCCCAAGATATGTTGGGAGTACACCACTCCACAG GTTCTGACGATGGAATATGTCCCAGGGATAAAAATAAACAGGATACAAGCTTTGGACCAGTTGGGTGTTGATCGCAAAAG GTTGGGTAGATATGCCGTCGAATCTTACCTTGAACAGATTTTATCTCATGGCTTCTTTCACGCCGACCCT CATCCTGGCAATATTGCTGTAGATGATGTTAATGGTGGAAGGTTGATTTTCTATGACTTTGGAATGATGGGAAG TATAAGCCCAAATATCAGAGAAGGCTTGTTGGATGTATTTTATGGAGTTTATGAGAAGGATGCGGACAAG GTCCTTCAAGCAATGATTCAGATGGGTGTTCTTGTGCCTACTGGAGACGTGACTGCTGTTAGACGAACTGCACAGTTCTTCCTTAACAG CTTTGAAGAACGCCTTGCTGCACAGAGAAGAGAACGGGAAATGGCTGCAACAGAACTTGGATTTAAAAAGCCATTGAGCAAGGAGGAGAAAATAGAGAAGAAGAAGCAACGTTTAGCTGCAATAG GGGAAGATTTATTAGCCATTGCAGCTGATCAACCCTTTAGATTTCCTGCCACATTCACTTTTGTTGTCAGAGCATTTTCAG TGTTGGATGGAATAGGGAAAGGCCTTGATCCTCGATTTGATATCACTGAGATAGCCAAACC CTATGCTCTGGAGTTGCTGAGGTTTCGTGAAGCTGGTGTTGAAGTTATCTTGAAG GACTTCAGAAAGAGGTGGGATAGACAATCCCGTGCATTCTACAACTTATTTAGGCAGGCTGATAGAGTTGAAAAGCTGGCTGAAATCATTCAGCGACTG GAGCAAGGAGATTTGAAGCTTCGTGTCAGGGCTTTGGAATCTGAGAGAGCTTTCCAAAGAATTGCTGCTGTCCAGAAGACAATAGGAAGT GCAGTTGCTGCTGGAAGCTTAATCAACCTTGCAACAATTCTGTATATCAATTCTATCACT ATGCCCGCATCCATAGCATATGCCATCTGTGCATTTTTTGGCTTGCAAGttcttattggggttgtgaaagtgaagaaattagATCAGCGAGAGAGGTTGATAACTGGAACTGCCTAG
- the LOC140011162 gene encoding protein CPR-5-like, with product MDAPPSPPLQVPPISHNDAVDSSNPMAQIPTASSMSEAINGSEPTNRNTEGKKKKMQNHHSEASSESPSSGASSSGFRSTASLSHSSAQKRGIRLFGRRPNPKIFSGPGRAKPGDDGALALPLGMSIAAIVAQVLKRKDTTDEHKFVDHLSQICAAAVRESLVNVYGDNFDCFVENFEKSFRSTLMTLHVINKSTKAKGTDKGKAEICSSEVMTVSSANRAGNCGCDLGVKECLSDPLLAACSHEQPNIHEEIAENTTIDPRNNSLTVHDQQITRNMAFITPSRSSSGYNSQSVLSTFEKSIIEQVRSNDLKEFEMGLTVKKLQLKERQLALSSHANFLERSKLAFGFSKASFKVEKFKTQLGDVRHAELLRKCIDCLVVGLFVMLGCAGYGVFVYSHKRISEATASCSRLEESKSWWMPKSMASFNSGMQILKCQFQVVTRMLAGGFMVLAIAYLLLQRSATSNQAMPVTFIVLLLAVACGFAGKLCIDTLGGSGNHWLVYWEVLCSLHFLSNLWTSMLFAILHGPINVSEGTKNNPRFPYWLRRCLFYSTVSLFLPLLCGFLPFASLDEWKDHFSSLLMDSED from the exons ATGGACGCCCCTCCTTCTCCTCCTTTGCAAGTTCCCCCTATCTCCCACAACGACGCCGTTGATTCATCCAATCCAATGGCTCAAATTCCCACTGCATCATCAATGTCCGAAGCCATCAACGGCTCAGAACCCACCAATCGAAACACagaagggaaaaagaagaaaatgcagaacCACCATTCAGAGGCCTCTTCAGAATCGCCGTCTTCGGGGGCTTCCTCCAGTGGGTTCCGGTCCACGGCGTCCTTGTCACACTCTTCAGCACAAAAAAGAGGGATTAGGCTCTTTGGTCGGCGCCCAAACCCTAAAATATTTTCCGGGCCGGGCCGGGCCAAGCCGGGGGATGACGGTGCGCTCGCTCTTCCTCTTGGCATGTCCATTGCAGCTATTGTTGCTCAG gttttgaaaagaaaagatacaACAGATGAACATAAATTTGTGGATCATCTATCTCAG ATATGCGCTGCAGCAGTCAGAGAATCTTTAGTTAAT GTTTATGGAGATAATTTTGATTGTTTTGTGGAGAATTTTGAGAAATCATTCAGGAGCACCTTGATGACTTTGCATGTAATCAATAAATCTACTAAAGCTAAAGGAACAGATAAGGGAAAAGCTGAGATATGCTCCTCAGAAGTCATGACAGTCTCTTCTGCCAACAGAGCTGGCAATTGTGGATGTGATTTGGGAGTCAAAGAATGCCTTTCAGATCCACTTCTTGCTGCCTGCAGTCATGAACAACCAAACATTCATGAAGAGATAGCAGAAAATACAACGATTGATCCAAGGAATAACAGTCTTACTGTGCATGATCAACAAATAACGCGGAATATGGCCTTCATCACTCCAAGCAGAAGCTCAAGTGGTTATAATAGCCAATCAGTTCTTAGCACCTTCGAGAAATCCATTATTGAGCAAGTTCGATCTAATGATCTCAAGGAATTTGAGATGGGACTTACTGTGAAAAAATTGCAACTTAAGGAAAGACAACTAGCTCTCAGTTCTCATGCAAACTTTTTAGAAAGGTCTAAATTGGCATTTGGCTTTTCTAAGGCTTCCTTCAAGGTTGAAAAGTTCAAAACTCAGTTAGGAGATGTAAGACATGCTGAGCTGCTTAGAAAGTGCATAGACTGTCTTGTTGTTGGTCTCTTTGTCATGTTAGGCTGTGCAGGATATGGAGTTTTTGTTTATTCCCACAAAAGAATTTCTGAGGCTACAGCATCTTGCTCACGTCTGGAG GAATCCAAGTCTTGGTGGATGCCAAAGTCAATGGCATCTTTTAACTCAGGAATGCAGATTCTAAAGTGTCAGTTTCAAGTCGTAACCCGAATGTTGGCTGGTGGTTTCATGGTCCTTGCAATTGCCTATTTGCTTCTTCAGAGATCCGCAACATCAAATCAAGCAATGCCAGTCACTTTCATCGTTTTGTTATTAGCAGTTGCCTGCGGTTTTGCGGGAAAGCTATGCATCGACACATTAGGGGGCAGTGGAAACCATTGGCTAGTTTACTGGGAGGTTCTGTGCTCATTGCACTTTCTTTCAAACCTTTGGACCTCAATGTTGTTCGCTATTCTTCACGGGCCGATTAATGTGTCAGAGGGAACCAAGAACAATCCGCGTTTTCCATATTGGTTGAGAAGATGTCTATTCTATAGTACTGTTTCTCTGTTTCTCCCATTGTTATGTGGATTTTTACCTTTTGCAAGCCTTGATGAATGGAAAGACCACTTCTCTTCACTACTGATGGATAGTGAGGATTGA
- the LOC140011241 gene encoding uncharacterized protein, which yields MPREEQNACRNRKGMLSQNVLAACDHDMRFVYVRAGWEGSVHDSRVLLDAISNPDAVFSVPPVGKYYAVDAAYRHMPGFMAPFKSGPGGRSQTTQKGFFNRRHSLVRNIIERTFGVWKMRFKILDDPMKNYPIEAQRNIVVACSVLHNFIREMQPYDVYLPDEVNMDGRGTEGVQMPQFHVTPEALHDWKELQNATADHMYLH from the coding sequence ATGCCAAGAGAGGAACAGAATGCCTGTCGTAACAGAAAGGGCATGCTTTCACAAAATGTTTTAGCCGCATGTGACCACGATATGAGGTTCGTTTATGTCAGAGCTGGTTGGGAAGGTAGTGTCCATGATAGTCGTGTCTTATTGGATGCTATTTCCAATCCGGATGCAGTATTTTCAGTACCACCGGTTGGAAAATATTATGCAGTTGATGCAGCGTACAGGCACATGCCAGGATTCATGGCCCCTTTCAAGAGTGGTCCAGGAGGAAGATCACAGACTACACAGAAAGGATTCTTTAATCGCCGCCATTCTTTGGTTCGGAATATAATAGAGAGGACGTTTGGGGTATGGAAAATGAGGTTCAAAATTTTGGATGATCCTATGAAAAACTATCCTATTGAGGCACAGAGGAACATTGTAGTGGCGTGCAGTGTACTGCACAATTTTATAAGGGAGATGCAGCCATACGACGTCTACTTACCAGATGAAGTTAATATGGATGGCAGAGGTACCGAGGGAGTTCAAATGCCACAATTCCACGTCACTCCAGAAGCACTCCATGATTGGAAGGAATTACAAAATGCAACGGCTGATCACATGTACCTTCACTGA
- the LOC140011240 gene encoding uncharacterized protein has protein sequence MILTQFNTKIKVFHSDNGREFVNRSLADFMIQHGILHQTTCVYTPQQNGTAERKNRHFLEVARALCFTMHVPKHFWAEAIMAAVFLINRMPAKVIDFQTPLRMLSKFHSIPSALNICPKVFGCVCYVHVHSHHRDKLDPRAIKCVFLGYSNSQKRYKCFHPPTRTYYVSMDVQFCENESYFSGHMSTVPLQGEIKSREEEEQWLGEKRIWISGIENAKENGESLVLDDGQENKIETNSERPAHLFGKGYSRRTKDTTVMPPDSCTSLNDSTSLVDTTMLSNESSKIDTKVCTSSESLDSYPNIDQNRRYPLRERKEPDRLGFSKASNVSYPISDFISYHRLSKANLTFALQLSSVYVPSHFQEALDDPKWKNAMVEEMMALQKNSTWEMVELPMGKKTVGLLQPV, from the exons ATGATTCTTACTCAATTCAACACTAAAATTAAGGTTTTTCATTCTGATAATGGTCGTGAATTTGTGAATCGATCTCTTGCTGATTTTATGATACAACATGGCATTCTTCATCAAACCACTTGTGTTTACACACCCCAGCAGAATGGCACAGCAGAACGGAAAAATCGTCACTTTCTTGAAGTAGCACGAGCCTTATGTTTTACTATGCATGTTCCAAAACATTTTTGGGCTGAAGCTATTATGGCTGCTGTTTTCCTCATTAATCGAATGCCTGCTAAGGTTATTGATTTCCAAACCCCTTTGAGAATGTTATCTAAATTTCATTCTATTCCTTCTGCTCTTAATATTTGTCCAAAGGTTTTTGGTTGTGTATGCTATGTTCATGTTCATTCTCATCATAGAGATAAACTTGATCCTCGTGCTATCAAATGTGTTTTCCTTGGCTATTCTAATTCACAAAAGAGATATAAATGTTTTCATCCTCCTACAAGAACCTACTATGTGTCTATGGATGTTCAATTTTGTGAAAATGAGTCTTATTTTTCTGGACATATGTCTACGGTTCCTCTTCAGGGGGAGATTAAAAGTAGAGAAGAGGAAGAACAATGGCTAGGAGAAAAAAGGATTTGGATCTCAGGTATAGAGAATGCAAAGGAAAACGGGGAATCCTTAGTTTTAGATGATGGTCaggaaaataaaattgaaactaATAGTGAGAGACCCGCTCATCTCTTTGGGAAAGGATATTCTAGGAGAACAAAAGATACCACTGTTATGCCTCCTGATTCTTGTACCTCCCTTAATGATAGTACCTCCCTTGTTGATACTACCATGCTATCGAATGAATCTTCCAAGATTGACACTAAGGTATGTACTTCTTCTGAAAGTCTCGACTCATATCCTAATATTGATCAGAATAGAAGATATCCTCTTCGTGAACGAAAAGAACCTGATagacttggtttttcaaaagcTTCCAATGTTTCttatccaatttctgattttatatccTATCACCGTTTGTCTAAGGCTAACTTGACATTTGCTCTTCAGTTGTCTTCTGTATATGTTCCTAGTCATTTTCAGGAAGCCCTTGATGATCCTAAGTGGAAAAATGCAATGGTAGAAGAAATGATGGCTCTCCAAAAGAATTCTACTTGGGAAATGGTTGAGTTACCAATGGGAAAGAAGACCGTAGG CCTTTTGCAACCAGTCTAG
- the LOC113702151 gene encoding protein HEAT INTOLERANT 4 gives MRKGTKRKAPSRKDGAAKSKPEEAENEASKATVEENNKEEVVEKSQSAAAAAEEEESSKVEQTEENNKSEPSTKLAEEENEEKEKDEQSTKPVEEKKKGKEKVEPSKAVKRRGKRARITKQEDEPEYFEEKRNLEDLWKQVFPVGTEWEQLDLVYQYKWSFQNLEDAFEEGGELHGKKVYLFGCTEPQFVSFQGQQKLVVIPVVVAVVSPFPPSDKIGITSVQRESEEILPMKQMKMDWVPYIPFANRDSQVERLKSQIFILACTQRRAGLKHLKIDRVKKFEYCLPYFYQPLREDEFENKTDVDILFPDTEPPIVCEFDWELDELEEFTDKFIEEDQLPADKKDAFKEFVKEKVREAKKANREAREARRKAIEEMSDETKAALESMKFYKFYPVTTPDSPDVSSVKAPFINRYYGKAHKVL, from the exons ATGAGGAAGGGCACTAAGAGAAAGGCGCCGAGCCGCAAAGACGGAGCCGCTAAATCCAAGCCGGAGGAGGCCGAGAATGAGGCGAGTAAAGCCACCGTAGAAGAGAACAACAAGGAGGAGGTGGTTGAGAAGAGCCAATCCGCGGCTGCTGCTGCTGAAGAGGAAGAGAGTAGTAAAGTTGAGCAGACTGAGGAGAACAACAAGTCTGAGCCGAGTACCAAGCTGGCTGAGGAGGAGAACGAGGAAAAGGAGAAGGATGAGCAGAGTACCAAGCCGgttgaagagaagaagaagggaaagGAGAAGGTGGAGCCGAGTAAAGCTGTGAAGCGACGAGGTAAGCGAGCTAGAATAACGAAGCAGGAGGATGAGCCTGAGTACTTCGAGGAGAAGCGTAATCTG gAAGATCTATGGAAACAGGTGTTTCCTGTTGGCACAGAG TGGGAACAGCTTGACTTGGTTTACCAGTATAAATGGAGTTTCCAAAATTTGGAA GatgcatttgaagaaggtggGGAGTTACATGGGAAGAAAGTATATCTTTTTGGATGTACAGAAC CACAATTTGTATCTTTCCAGGGGCAACAAAAACTGGTCGTGATCCCTGTCGTGGTTGCT GTGGTATCTCCTTTTCCACCCTCTGACAAAATTGGAATTACCTCAGTACAGAGGGAGTCTGAAGAAATTTTACCTATGAAGCAGATGAAAATGGATTGGGTACCTTATATTCCTTTTGCAAATAG GGACTCTCAAGTTGAAAGACTTAAATCCCAAATATTCATTTTAGCTTGTACACAGAGAAG GGCTGGTTTGAAACATTTGAAGATTGATCGTGTAAAGAAATTTGAATATTGCCTTCCTT ACTTCTATCAGCCGCTGAGGGAAGACGAATTTGAGAACAAAACAGATGTGGACATTTTATTTCCTGATACAGAACCACCG ATAGTCTGCGAGTTTGATTGGGAGCTTGATGAACTTGAG GAGTTCACGGACAAATTTATTGAGGAAGATCAATTGCCTGCTGACAAAAAGGATGCCTTCAAG GAATTTGTGAAGGAGAAAGTACGAGAAGCCAAGAAGGCCAATCGTGAG GCAAGGGAAGCCAGGAGAAAAGCAATTGAAGAAATGAGTGATGAAACAAAGGCTGCACTTGAGAGTATGAAATTCTACAAATTCTATCCAGTCACTACTCCTGATTCACCTGATGTATCAAGTGTCAAG GCTCCATTCATAAACAGGTACTACGGGAAGGCTCATAAAGTGTTATGA
- the LOC113702211 gene encoding uncharacterized protein, with the protein MNKGNLKSEVFPAIVDKFAKKGCHFDPVQIKAKYYALRHLTQEYNRMRLRVTGAGWDSLLQTVTMDESKWQAVIKENPSFETYHNKDCHVFYILSEVFDKMDAQGQYARDSNQPSVDINDEIRARQSQAYDNMGGQGTEHVDLTNDMTPPMQSIGKSDAKHSKGKGKGKRKTPESSSAKDSDLPPGLSRTSYNNALSWMDVTFAADRTMSQSVDAPSPPPAATPAPPPTIYVDDDLYSVAKADAALNTIEGLPDRVTVKAAVKLADSADHRRMFLSQKSEAWKRLYALTIGGAK; encoded by the exons ATGAATAAGGGTAATTTAAAGAGTGAGGTGTTCCCGGCAATTGTTGATAAATTTGCCAAAAAAGGATGCCACTTTGATCCAGTTCAAATCAAGGCGAAGTATTATGCATTACGCCATTTGACTCAAGAATACAATCGCATGCGATTGAGGGTGACTGGGGCCGGATGGGATTCCCTCCTTCAGACTGTAACCATGGACGAAAGCAAATGGCAAGCTGTGATTAAG GAGAATCCATCTTTTGAGACTTACCACAACAAAGATTGCCATGTCTTCTACATATTGTCGGAGGTGTTTGACAAAATGGATGCCCAAGGCCAATATGCTAGGGACTCAAACCAACCATCAGTTGACATCAATGACGAGATAAGAGCGAGGCAAAGTCAAGCATATGACAATATGGGTGGCCAGGGTACGGAGCACGTGGACCTGACTAATGATATGACGCCTCCTATGCAGTCAATTGGGAAATCGGATGCCAAACATTCgaaaggcaaaggcaaagggaaaaggaagactcCAGAATCTTCATCCGCCAAAGACAGCGACCTCCCGCCCGGTCTAAGTCGCACCTCGTACAATAATGCACTATCTTGGATGGATGTGACCTTTGCTGCCGATCGGACCATGTCCCAGAGCGTAGATGCCCCATCTCCCCCACCTGCTGCTACTCCAGCTCCTCCTCCTACGATTTACGTGGATGATGACCTGTACTCTGTGGCAAAGGCAGATGCAGCCTTAAACACAATAGAAGGCTTGCCAGATCGGGTAACTGTCAAAGCAGCTGTTAAGTTGGCTGATTCCGCTGACCATCGGAGGATGTTTTTGAGTCAAAAGAGTGAGGCTTGGAAGCGGTTATATGCACTGACGATTGGGGGAGCGAAATAG